Sequence from the Gemmatimonas sp. genome:
CTCTTCTCCCGTTTGCAGGAGATGGGGCTGCGCGGGGTGGAGCAGCTCGTGCTGATGCGCACGCGTACCGTCATGGTGTCGCTCATTGGCCGCACGCTGCGCGTGAACGAAGGCTATGCGGAGGCCCCGGAGGCGGTGTTGCGCGCCATTGTGGCCTTTGCCACGGCCCGCACCAAGGCCGAGCGGCTGGCCGCGCGCGAAGTCATTCTGGCACACGAGGTGGAGCGTGCCCCGGTGGCGCGGCGACAGGAGCCGGCGCGTCCGGGCGATGCCGCCCTCATCACGCAGCTCGCCGAGGCGCACCGCCAGCTCAACGCACAGTGGTTCGGCGGCGTGCTCGCGAGCATTCCGCTGCGCCTCTCCGGCCGCATGGCCACCCGCCTGGGGCACTACGACCCGGGCTCGCGGCATCTGCGGGCGGAGATCGTCATGTCGCGCACGCACATTGTGCGGCACGGGTGGCGCGAAGCCCTGCATACCCTGCTGCACGAAATGGTACACCAGTGGCAGCACGAGACCGGACGCCCCGTCGATCATGGGCCGGAGTTCCGCCAGAAGGCGCGCGAGGTGGGCATTACTCCCGCCGCGCGACGCGACGTAACGCCGCTCGAACGGCGGCGGCAGCGGCAGGCGCACGGGCGCTGAGTGTTGCGGCCGCGCCGACGATCGCCGTTCCGCGCGCCATCGGCAAACGACACGGGGCGCCGGTGACATGCACCGGCGCCCCGCGTTCCCAACCG
This genomic interval carries:
- a CDS encoding SprT-like domain-containing protein, with protein sequence MSLFDDLQLGFFSEAPTPPAPAVSSTPAAAGEGRQVRGRSAVRARTAVLFSRLQEMGLRGVEQLVLMRTRTVMVSLIGRTLRVNEGYAEAPEAVLRAIVAFATARTKAERLAAREVILAHEVERAPVARRQEPARPGDAALITQLAEAHRQLNAQWFGGVLASIPLRLSGRMATRLGHYDPGSRHLRAEIVMSRTHIVRHGWREALHTLLHEMVHQWQHETGRPVDHGPEFRQKAREVGITPAARRDVTPLERRRQRQAHGR